In the Armatimonadota bacterium genome, ACGTTCCAGGCCCCGGCGGTTGGGCACCAGGACCACGTACGTGACCCCGGGCCGGGCGGGCAGCCGGCGTAGCACCGCGTCGGTGTCGGCCATCTGGGGCACGCGGTCGGGGCGCACGAACGCGCCGACCTCGATCACCGAGAACCCCGCCTCGACCAGGAGCTCGATGAACCGCACCTTGGCCTCGAGGGGCACGACGCCGGCCTCGTTCTGCAGGCCGTCGCGCGGACCGACCTCGACCACGCGTACGCGGGCGGGATACCGCAGGCTCACCCCAGCCCCTCCAGCTCCACGAGCACGGCGCCGCCCTCCACCTGGCTCCCCGGTGTTGCGGCGATGCGCGTGACCCGTCCGGCGACCGGCGCGGTCACCACGGTCTCCATCTTCATGGCCTCCAACACGCACAGCGGCTGTCCCGCGTCCACCGTCTCTCCTGTGGCCACCAGCACGCGGGTGACGACGCCCGGCATTGGCGCACATGCCTGCCACGGCCCCACGGCGATGCCCGGCACCGGTGGAACGGCGCGGGCGTGAGGCTGCTCCGATGGCGGCGCGCCCGTCCGAGCCTCCAGGCGACCGAAGGTCGCCTCGTGCGCAGCCGTCGGCGCACCGAGCGCCGGGGGGGCCGGGGCGATGGGCTGGACGACCGCGTGCCCGCCGACAGGCACACCCGTGTCGGTCGGTCCGGGTGGAGGCGCCTCCGGGCGCACGCGGCGGAAGACGAAGTCGGTGCCCGCGGCGTGCAGGTGGTGCGTCTCACCATCTGCGGCGTGGTGCACCAGGAACGTCTGTCCCTCGACCGTGACCACGTAGCGGCCCGGCGCCTGCGGGCGCAGCGTCACGCGCAGCGGCGCGCCCTGGCCGTCTACCACCACCTCGGCCTGCACGATCCCGCCGGCGGCGTCCGGCGGTCCCAGGCCGGATGCCGGGGCGAGGCCCCACGGGCCCGCGGCGGCGATCTGGCCCCGGACGTCGGCCGTGACCGTTCGTTCCCCCGCCTGCAGCACCACCCGTGCGCTCAGCATCCTCTGTCACCCGTGCTCATCCAAGCCGCCACCCGGTCAACCGCGTCCACGGATCGGCGAAGACCGTGCTCGCTCCCGGGCGCGCGGCGGGCGGCGCCGCCTCGTGCAGCGCCGCCAGCACGGCGGCCACCGCCGCGACCGACGGCGGCGGCTCGGGGCGCCGCCAGCCGGCGAGGTGCTCGGCCAGGAAGCCGGTGGTGAGCGCGCCCGCGACGAACGCCGGGTGGTCGACGATGGCCCGCAGGAACGCCACGTTGGTTTTCGGCCCCATGATCACGTACTCGGCCAACGCCTGCGCGAGGCGCCGCCGCGCCTGCTCCCGGTCGACGCCCCAGGCGACGACCTTGGCCAGCAGGGGATCGTAGACCCGTGGGATCTCCAGGCCCTCGACGATCCCGGAGTCGATGCGCACCCCGGGCAGGTGGGGTTCGACCAGCCGCAGCACGCGGCCGGGCGCCGGCGCGAACTCGGCCTCGGGGTCCTCGGCGTACACGCGCGCCTCGATCGCCCAGCCCCGCGGGACGAGGTCCGCCTGCCGCCACGGCAGCGGCTCGCCCGCGGCCACACGCAGTTGCGCGACGACCAGGTCGACCCCCACGACGAGTTCGGTCACCGGATGCTCGACCTGCAGCCGGGTGTTGGCTTCGAGGAAGAAGAACGCCTCGCCGTCGACCAGGAACTCGATCGTCCCCGCGTTGACGTACCCCGCCGCCCGGGCCAGGCGCACGGCGGCGTCGCCCAGCGCCTCACGCAGCCGCGGGGGCAGGCCAGGCGACGGCGCCTCCTCGACGACCTTCTGGTAGCGGCGCTGCACGCTGCACTCGCGCTCGCCCAGGTGGACCACGCCGCCGTGCGCATCAGCCAGGATCTGCACCTCGACGTGGCGCGGCTGCTCCAGCAGCCGTTCCAGGAAGATCGCGTCCTCCCCAAACGCCGCTCGCGCTTCCCGGCGTGCGGAGGCCACCGCAGCCGGCAGGTCGTCGGGCCGGCGCACCACGCGCATCCCACGCCCGCCGCCACCGGCAGCGGCCTTCACCAGCAGCGGGTAGCCCAGCCGCGCTGCGGCCTCGCGCAGCGCGCCGTCGTCCGCCAGGCCTTCCGCGCCCGGCACCACGGGCACGCCCGCCTCGGCCGCCAGACGCCGGGCGGCGGTCTTGTCGCCCAGACGCGCGATCACGTCGGCCGGCGGCCCGATGAAGACCAGGCCCGCGTCCGCGCAGGCCCGCGCGAACGCCGCGTCTTCGGCCAGGAACCCGTAGCCCGGATGGATGGCGTCGGCACCGACGCGCCGCGCGATGTCGATGAGGCGCGCCCCGTCCAGGTACGAGCGCGCGGGCTCGGCCGGGCCGATGCAGATCGCCTCGTCGGCCAGTGCCACGTGTGGCGCAGTGGCGTCCGCCTCGGAGTAGACGGCCACAGCGCCGATGCCCAGCTCGCGACAGGCGCGGATGATGCGCACGGCGATCTCGCCGCGGTTGGCGATCAGCACCCGCGAAAGCCTCACCGGGGTTCCGGCCGCCCGGGGTCGGCCGCCCCGGGCGCCCATGCGGGCCGACGGCGCTCGAGGAACGCCCGCATGCCTTCCTGCGCTTCGGGCCCGGCGCGCACGCGGGCGATGAGGTCCACCGTGTACGCCCGCGCCTGCTCCCACGACAGGCGCGGCACGGTGTCGAACAGCGCCTTGACGCCCCCCAGAGCCTGCGGGCCAGCTGCGAGGATCGCCTGCGCCCAGCGCGCGATCACCGCCTCGCGGTCCTCCGCCACGGCGTTGACGAGCCCCATGGCCTGCGCATGGGCGGCCCCGAACCGCTCACCGGTCAGCGCCGCCTGCAGCACCAGGTGGCGCACGGCCTTGCGCAGCAGGAACGGGAAGATCATGGCCGGCACCAGCCCCAGGCGCACCTCGGTGAGGCCGAAGGTGGCCTCCGGGGTCGCCACCGCGAGGTCGCAGGCCGCCAGCAGGCCCACTCCACCGCCCAGCGTCGCGCCGTGCACCGAGGCGATCACGGGCTTCGGACAGGCCACGATAGCGTCCAGGAGCGCCGCCAGCCGCGCCGCGTCGGCACGGTTCTCGTCGGGCGCAAGGGCCAGCGACGCGCGCATCCAGGCCAGGTCGGCGCCGGCACAGAACGAGGGGCCCTCGCCGGCCAGGACGACGTACCGGACATCGGGATCGGCGGCGGCAGCGGCGAACGCCTCGGTCAGCGCCCCGATCAGCCGGGGCTCGAGCGCGTTGTGCACCTCGGGACGCGTCAGGGCCAGGCGCAGGGCCGGGCCGTGGCGCATACGGCGCAGAACGTCGCTCACCGGCTCACATCCGGAACACGCCGTGGCGCGCCGGCTCGATGGGCGCGTTCAGGGCCGCCGAGATGGCCAGCCCCAGCACATCGCGGGTCTGGGCCGGGTCGATGATGCCGTCGTCCCACAGGCGCGCCGTGCTGTAGTACGGGCTGCCTTCCCGCTCGTACTGCTCGAGGATCGGCCGCGCGATGGCCTCTTCCTCCTCGGGCGTCAGCGTCTTGCCCTCCCGCGCCAGCTGCTCGCGCTTGACGGTCACGAGGACGCTCGCGGCCTGCTCGGGCCCCATGACGTTGATGCGCGCGTTGGGCCACATGAAGAGGAAGCGCGGCTCGTAGGCCCGCCCGCACATGGCGTAGTTGCCCGCGCCGTAGGACCCGCCGATGATCACGGTGAACCGGGGCACGCCGCAGGTAGCCACGGCGTGCACCATCTTGGCCCCGGCGCGGGCGATGCCGGCTGCCTCGTACTGGCGTCCGACGATGAACCCGGTGATGTTCTGCAGGAAGACCAGCGGGATGCGGCGCTGGCCGCACAGCTCGATGAAGTGCGCCCCCTTCTCGGCGCTGTCCACGAAGAGCACGCCGTTGTTGGCGACGATGCCCACCAGCACGCCGTGGATGCGGGCGAAGCCGCAGACCAGCGTCGTCCCGTACAGGGCCTTGAACTCGTGGAACCGACTGCCGTCGGTGATGCGCGCGATCACCTCGCGCACGTCGTAGGGCCGGCGCAGGTCGGCGGGGACGATCCCGTAAAGCTCCTGGGGATCGTAGGCGGGAGGTTCGGGCGCGGTCACGTCCACCTCGGGGGTCTTCCGGCGGTTCAGCGTGCTCACGATGTGGCGCACGATGCGCAGGGCGTCACGGTCGTCGGTAGCGTAGTGGTCCACCACGCCCGAGCGCCGCGCGTGCACGTCGGCACCGCCCAGCTCCTCGGCCGTGACGTCCTCGCCGGTGGCGGCCCGCACCAGGGGCGGGCCCGCCAGGAAGATGGTCCCCGTGCCCCTGACGATCACGGCTTCGTCGCTCATGGCCGGGACGTAGGCCCCGCCCGCGGTGCACGACCCCATCACCGCCGCGATCTGCGCGATGCCGGCAGCCGACAGCCGCGCCTGGTTGTAGAAGATGCGCCCGAAGTGCTCGCGGTCGGGGAACACCTCGGCCTGCAGGGGGAGGAACGCTCCGCCGGAGTCCACCAGGTAGACGCAGGGCAGGCGGTTGGCCAGGGCGATCTCCTGGGCCCGGACGTGCTTCTTCACCGTCATCGGGTAGTAGGTGCCGCCCTTCACCGTGGCGTCGTTGGCCACGATCATGACCTCCTGGCCCGCGACCCGCCCGATGCCCGTCACGATCCCGGCGGCCGGCGCCTCGTTGTCGTACATGTCCCAGGCGGCCAGCGGGGACAGCTCGAGAAAGGGCGAACCGGGATCCAGCAGCAGGTCGATCCGCTCGCGCACGGGCAGCTTGCCCAGCTCGCGCTGCCGGCGCCGCGCGCGTTCGCCCCCACCCTGGCGCACCAGCGCCAGGCGTTCGCGCAGCTGCGCGACCAGCGCTTCGTGGTGTCGGCGGTTGGCCTCGAAGTCCGGGCTGCGCACATCGACGCGCGAGACGAGACGTTCCATCGCGCAGGGTGACTACACCGCGGCAGGCGGCGTCTCCTGTGGGATCGGGGAACCCACCGGGACCGGGA is a window encoding:
- a CDS encoding acetyl-CoA carboxylase biotin carboxyl carrier protein subunit; translated protein: MLSARVVLQAGERTVTADVRGQIAAAGPWGLAPASGLGPPDAAGGIVQAEVVVDGQGAPLRVTLRPQAPGRYVVTVEGQTFLVHHAADGETHHLHAAGTDFVFRRVRPEAPPPGPTDTGVPVGGHAVVQPIAPAPPALGAPTAAHEATFGRLEARTGAPPSEQPHARAVPPVPGIAVGPWQACAPMPGVVTRVLVATGETVDAGQPLCVLEAMKMETVVTAPVAGRVTRIAATPGSQVEGGAVLVELEGLG
- a CDS encoding acetyl-CoA carboxylase biotin carboxylase subunit, translated to MRLSRVLIANRGEIAVRIIRACRELGIGAVAVYSEADATAPHVALADEAICIGPAEPARSYLDGARLIDIARRVGADAIHPGYGFLAEDAAFARACADAGLVFIGPPADVIARLGDKTAARRLAAEAGVPVVPGAEGLADDGALREAAARLGYPLLVKAAAGGGGRGMRVVRRPDDLPAAVASARREARAAFGEDAIFLERLLEQPRHVEVQILADAHGGVVHLGERECSVQRRYQKVVEEAPSPGLPPRLREALGDAAVRLARAAGYVNAGTIEFLVDGEAFFFLEANTRLQVEHPVTELVVGVDLVVAQLRVAAGEPLPWRQADLVPRGWAIEARVYAEDPEAEFAPAPGRVLRLVEPHLPGVRIDSGIVEGLEIPRVYDPLLAKVVAWGVDREQARRRLAQALAEYVIMGPKTNVAFLRAIVDHPAFVAGALTTGFLAEHLAGWRRPEPPPSVAAVAAVLAALHEAAPPAARPGASTVFADPWTRLTGWRLG
- a CDS encoding enoyl-CoA hydratase-related protein, which produces MSDVLRRMRHGPALRLALTRPEVHNALEPRLIGALTEAFAAAAADPDVRYVVLAGEGPSFCAGADLAWMRASLALAPDENRADAARLAALLDAIVACPKPVIASVHGATLGGGVGLLAACDLAVATPEATFGLTEVRLGLVPAMIFPFLLRKAVRHLVLQAALTGERFGAAHAQAMGLVNAVAEDREAVIARWAQAILAAGPQALGGVKALFDTVPRLSWEQARAYTVDLIARVRAGPEAQEGMRAFLERRRPAWAPGAADPGRPEPR
- a CDS encoding carboxyl transferase domain-containing protein — encoded protein: MERLVSRVDVRSPDFEANRRHHEALVAQLRERLALVRQGGGERARRRQRELGKLPVRERIDLLLDPGSPFLELSPLAAWDMYDNEAPAAGIVTGIGRVAGQEVMIVANDATVKGGTYYPMTVKKHVRAQEIALANRLPCVYLVDSGGAFLPLQAEVFPDREHFGRIFYNQARLSAAGIAQIAAVMGSCTAGGAYVPAMSDEAVIVRGTGTIFLAGPPLVRAATGEDVTAEELGGADVHARRSGVVDHYATDDRDALRIVRHIVSTLNRRKTPEVDVTAPEPPAYDPQELYGIVPADLRRPYDVREVIARITDGSRFHEFKALYGTTLVCGFARIHGVLVGIVANNGVLFVDSAEKGAHFIELCGQRRIPLVFLQNITGFIVGRQYEAAGIARAGAKMVHAVATCGVPRFTVIIGGSYGAGNYAMCGRAYEPRFLFMWPNARINVMGPEQAASVLVTVKREQLAREGKTLTPEEEEAIARPILEQYEREGSPYYSTARLWDDGIIDPAQTRDVLGLAISAALNAPIEPARHGVFRM